The Chthoniobacterales bacterium genome includes a window with the following:
- the sufU gene encoding Fe-S cluster assembly sulfur transfer protein SufU — protein sequence MNFDEIYQDIILDHCRAPRNFGPMDDADITTEGENPTCGDEIKLQLKVRADEIEDARFTGQGCAICMASASLMTRTVKKHSTTFAQKVFEQFHGAIGGQTENLDALGDLAALAGVQQFPQRVKCAMLPWETLRVALTQHASIAVDHSLNHDFSNRGK from the coding sequence ATGAACTTCGACGAAATTTACCAGGACATCATTCTTGATCATTGCCGCGCACCGCGAAATTTCGGCCCGATGGACGATGCGGACATTACCACCGAAGGAGAAAATCCGACCTGTGGCGACGAGATCAAACTCCAACTCAAAGTGCGTGCCGATGAAATCGAAGACGCGCGTTTCACGGGTCAGGGCTGCGCGATCTGCATGGCCTCAGCTTCTCTTATGACGCGGACCGTTAAAAAACATTCCACGACCTTTGCGCAAAAGGTATTCGAGCAATTTCACGGGGCCATTGGCGGCCAAACGGAGAACCTCGACGCCCTCGGTGATCTCGCCGCACTTGCTGGAGTGCAACAATTTCCGCAACGCGTCAAATGCGCCATGCTCCCATGGGAAACACTTCGGGTGGCCCTCACCCAACACGCCTCGATCGCTGTGGATCACAGCCTGAATCACGACTTCAGCAACCGCGGAAAATAG
- the bioD gene encoding dethiobiotin synthase: MIFITGTDTGVGKTHFSCLLIRQLRATGVSAVGFKPICCGDRDDAVQLAKASDDALTINACNPVWMRFPASPYTSSIIEERPIDLGQIRMDWEALRGRFPAVIVEGVGGWQVPIHRDYNTGDLARELGLPVLLIAANRLGVLNHTLLTLHAIQSAGLTCAGIILNNLAPICPDDPTCLTNQSVLEDLLHGTPVPVLGEIETGQSVLPKAIFEKIHPLFL, encoded by the coding sequence ATGATCTTTATCACCGGCACCGACACTGGAGTGGGGAAAACGCATTTTTCGTGTCTATTGATCCGTCAGCTCCGGGCAACGGGTGTGTCTGCCGTTGGCTTCAAACCGATCTGCTGCGGAGACCGCGATGATGCGGTTCAACTCGCAAAAGCGTCCGATGACGCCCTCACGATCAATGCCTGCAACCCGGTCTGGATGCGGTTTCCGGCGTCGCCCTACACCTCCAGCATCATCGAAGAACGACCCATAGACTTGGGTCAGATTCGGATGGACTGGGAGGCGTTACGCGGGCGTTTTCCAGCGGTCATCGTCGAAGGCGTCGGCGGGTGGCAGGTACCCATTCATCGCGACTACAACACAGGAGATCTGGCTCGGGAGCTTGGCCTGCCGGTGCTCCTCATAGCAGCGAACCGGCTCGGAGTCCTAAACCATACCCTGCTCACCCTTCATGCCATTCAATCTGCCGGGCTGACCTGTGCGGGAATTATTCTCAATAACCTAGCTCCTATTTGCCCAGACGACCCCACTTGCCTGACAAACCAGAGCGTTTTAGAGGATCTTCTCCATGGCACACCGGTCCCGGTGCTGGGCGAAATCGAGACTGGGCAATCCGTTCTGCCCAAGGCTATTTTTGAGAAAATCCACCCGTTATTTCTCTAG
- a CDS encoding Lrp/AsnC family transcriptional regulator — MIPTEHNDPINAQILAVSEDKIPGFVREPFTQISEQCGLPLSTVLERIRAMLEAKTVRRVRQTLIATNLAEGALVAWKIDADKLDSAFDFMSKTDPFSGHVVIRSTDSITAGSEYKLWTTVKVPAGFSLDAHCQLLCELTGAETYRLMPAKGIFALGVGHVRRKTIEPGDKAVTPALMIKTGVVQLTDHEWKILLSLKREFAPDEITANPWLARAEEAGVSLEDFCETAEALNQRKVIGRFSTFLEHVKPSQTGVRVTRFNGLFHWAIPAGREIEAGSEIGRHDILTHCYWREGGPEFRNVNIMAVAHGTEKPRLLEHKAAIDAHLAKIGIPVSYTNVFWGGRSEIKPSEISPLIYREWTASNAANGYSLTE; from the coding sequence ATGATTCCGACCGAGCACAACGACCCGATCAACGCTCAAATTCTGGCTGTCTCCGAGGATAAAATCCCAGGATTCGTCCGCGAGCCATTTACCCAAATCTCGGAGCAATGCGGACTGCCGCTGAGCACCGTCCTTGAGCGGATTCGGGCCATGTTGGAGGCAAAAACCGTGCGCCGGGTTCGCCAAACCTTGATCGCCACGAATCTGGCGGAAGGTGCCTTGGTCGCTTGGAAAATCGACGCAGACAAACTGGACTCCGCCTTTGATTTTATGTCGAAGACCGATCCGTTTTCGGGTCACGTCGTCATCCGCTCGACCGACTCCATTACCGCCGGGTCGGAATACAAACTCTGGACCACGGTCAAAGTCCCCGCTGGATTCAGCTTGGACGCGCATTGCCAGTTGCTCTGCGAATTGACCGGTGCAGAGACTTACCGACTGATGCCAGCCAAGGGAATTTTTGCCTTGGGTGTGGGTCATGTTCGTCGCAAAACCATCGAACCTGGAGACAAGGCTGTAACTCCTGCCTTGATGATTAAAACCGGAGTCGTCCAGCTAACGGACCACGAATGGAAAATCCTTCTCAGCCTGAAACGCGAGTTTGCTCCCGACGAAATCACCGCCAATCCGTGGCTGGCCCGCGCTGAGGAAGCCGGGGTTTCTCTGGAGGATTTTTGCGAGACGGCGGAAGCCTTGAATCAGAGAAAAGTCATCGGGCGCTTTTCCACTTTTCTTGAGCACGTGAAGCCTTCCCAAACCGGCGTGCGCGTGACGCGTTTCAATGGACTTTTCCATTGGGCGATCCCCGCTGGTCGGGAAATCGAAGCCGGATCAGAAATAGGCAGACACGATATTTTGACCCATTGCTACTGGCGCGAAGGCGGGCCGGAGTTCCGCAATGTGAACATCATGGCCGTAGCCCACGGCACGGAGAAACCGCGTCTGCTGGAACACAAAGCGGCCATCGACGCGCATCTCGCGAAGATCGGAATCCCAGTCAGCTACACCAACGTCTTCTGGGGAGGCCGAAGCGAGATTAAACCTTCGGAAATCTCGCCGCTGATTTATCGTGAATGGACTGCGTCGAATGCAGCCAACGGTTATTCTTTGACCGAATAG
- the gyrA gene encoding DNA gyrase subunit A: MYNSNEKVEKVNVAEEMSKSFLDYSMSVIISRALPDARDGLKPSQRRILYAMNDLGVQPNRKHLKCAKIVGETMGNYHPHGDQAIYPTLVHMAQPWAMREMLIDGQGNFGSVEGDPPASMRYTEARLQHLGAALMQDMDKDTVDFVPNYDETRTEPTVFPAAFPNLLVNGGTGIAVGMATNMPPHNLSEVINGICAQIDDPDITIEGLMEFVKGPDFPTGCIIQGYAGLKQYFETGRGSVRVRGRIGTTEIKGGREQIIISEIPFNVNRAELVKKIADLVNEKVLTGISDVRDESSEDTRVVIDLKRDGNPKVIVNNLYKHTPLESSFSVNMLAIDRGKPRLLSLKDAISCYIEHRREVIIRRTKYLLAQAEADAEKLEGLLIALDNLDDFIRIIRDSNDRDDAKNRLAALSWSRAVVEGLGVLIRNEQRVADGFYRLSDKQVGHILDLRLYQLTGLERDAIKKEYDDLVAVIKNLLDILANEMRVLTMIKEEVREIQRKYGNERRTQIVAAEGEISIEDLIADEGTIITITHNGFIKRTAVSSYRAQRRGGKGVIGMVARESQHEDEDSDFVESLFTATTHDFLLFVTQDGRCYVERVFEIPEMSRASRGRSIANFLELRPNEKIATTIRIQGQKTDEETWTDKLHIVFATRSGIVKKSNLSDFKNIRKGGIIAIKIEEGDQLIECKLTDGFKEIVLITHEGMSIRFSEEEMRDQGRDTVGVWGIRPDKKDYIVGVALVDPNSTLLVAGENGLGKRTPFDDENGPVYRLQSRGGKGVITMKTNAKTGGVVGALTVRENDEIMLITNKGKMVRTKVAGIRTTGRNAQGVILIDMREGERLQGIAPVVATEEDDAVVEESAAE; encoded by the coding sequence ATGTATAACTCCAACGAAAAAGTCGAAAAGGTCAACGTCGCCGAGGAAATGTCTAAATCGTTTCTCGATTACTCGATGTCGGTCATTATTTCCCGTGCGCTGCCCGATGCACGCGACGGTCTGAAACCTTCCCAACGTCGCATTCTTTATGCGATGAACGATCTCGGCGTGCAGCCAAATCGTAAGCATCTGAAGTGCGCGAAAATCGTCGGCGAAACCATGGGCAACTACCATCCGCACGGCGATCAGGCGATTTACCCTACGCTCGTCCACATGGCCCAGCCTTGGGCGATGCGCGAGATGCTGATCGATGGCCAGGGCAACTTCGGCTCGGTCGAAGGCGATCCACCTGCGTCGATGCGTTATACCGAAGCGCGACTGCAACATTTGGGCGCGGCCCTGATGCAGGACATGGACAAGGACACGGTGGATTTCGTTCCCAATTACGATGAAACTCGCACCGAGCCTACAGTGTTTCCGGCGGCGTTTCCGAATTTGCTGGTTAATGGCGGCACAGGCATTGCCGTCGGCATGGCGACCAACATGCCGCCGCATAATTTGAGCGAAGTCATCAATGGCATTTGCGCCCAAATTGACGATCCAGACATCACGATCGAGGGCTTGATGGAGTTTGTAAAAGGACCGGATTTCCCGACGGGTTGCATCATTCAAGGCTATGCAGGTCTCAAACAGTATTTTGAAACTGGCCGCGGTTCGGTGCGAGTTCGCGGCCGCATCGGCACCACAGAAATCAAGGGTGGCCGCGAACAGATCATCATTTCCGAGATTCCATTCAACGTGAATCGTGCGGAACTCGTGAAGAAAATCGCCGATCTCGTAAACGAGAAAGTTCTCACCGGTATCAGCGATGTTCGTGATGAGAGTTCGGAGGACACGCGAGTCGTGATCGACTTGAAGCGCGACGGCAATCCGAAGGTGATTGTCAACAATCTCTACAAGCACACGCCGCTGGAGTCCTCCTTCAGTGTAAACATGCTCGCGATCGACCGTGGCAAGCCGCGTCTGCTGTCACTGAAAGACGCGATCAGTTGTTACATCGAGCATCGACGCGAGGTGATTATTCGCCGCACGAAATATTTGCTAGCCCAAGCCGAGGCCGACGCGGAGAAGCTGGAAGGCCTGCTTATCGCTCTCGATAATCTCGATGATTTCATCCGAATCATTCGCGACTCAAATGACCGCGATGACGCAAAAAATCGTCTCGCCGCACTCTCCTGGAGCCGCGCAGTGGTGGAAGGATTGGGCGTTCTCATTCGCAACGAGCAACGCGTCGCCGATGGTTTTTATCGACTGAGCGACAAGCAAGTCGGGCACATTCTCGACCTGCGACTCTATCAACTCACCGGCCTCGAGCGCGATGCGATCAAGAAGGAATACGACGACCTCGTCGCCGTCATCAAAAACCTCCTCGACATCCTCGCCAACGAGATGCGCGTCCTCACCATGATCAAGGAGGAAGTCCGCGAAATTCAGCGCAAATACGGCAACGAACGCCGAACGCAAATCGTCGCCGCCGAGGGCGAGATTAGCATCGAGGATCTCATCGCCGACGAGGGGACTATCATCACCATCACCCACAACGGCTTCATCAAACGAACCGCCGTCAGTTCTTACCGAGCGCAACGTCGTGGAGGTAAAGGCGTCATCGGAATGGTCGCGCGCGAATCGCAACACGAGGATGAAGACAGCGATTTTGTGGAGAGTTTATTTACAGCAACGACTCACGATTTCCTGCTTTTCGTTACCCAGGACGGACGCTGCTACGTCGAACGCGTTTTTGAAATTCCCGAAATGAGCCGGGCCAGTCGCGGGCGCAGCATCGCGAATTTTCTGGAGCTTCGGCCCAACGAAAAAATCGCCACTACGATCCGAATCCAAGGTCAGAAAACGGACGAGGAAACTTGGACCGACAAGCTGCACATTGTCTTCGCCACGCGGAGCGGCATCGTTAAAAAATCAAATCTCTCCGACTTCAAAAACATCCGCAAAGGCGGCATCATCGCTATCAAAATCGAAGAAGGCGACCAGCTCATCGAGTGCAAACTCACTGATGGTTTCAAAGAAATTGTTCTCATTACCCACGAAGGCATGAGTATTCGTTTCAGCGAGGAAGAGATGCGCGATCAAGGCCGCGACACCGTCGGCGTTTGGGGCATTCGTCCTGATAAAAAAGATTATATCGTGGGCGTCGCATTGGTTGATCCGAACTCCACCCTTCTCGTCGCTGGCGAAAATGGACTCGGTAAGCGCACTCCATTCGACGACGAAAATGGCCCGGTTTACCGACTCCAATCGCGAGGTGGAAAAGGCGTTATCACGATGAAGACCAACGCGAAAACCGGAGGCGTCGTCGGCGCTCTCACCGTTCGCGAAAATGACGAAATCATGCTCATCACCAACAAAGGCAAAATGGTTCGCACCAAAGTCGCCGGCATCCGCACCACGGGACGCAACGCGCAGGGCGTGATTCTCATCGACATGCGCGAAGGCGAGCGCCTCCAGGGCATCGCGCCGGTTGTCGCCACCGAGGAGGACGATGCGGTCGTCGAGGAAAGCGCGGCGGAGTAA